Part of the Tolypothrix sp. PCC 7910 genome, TCAGTTCCTGTTGCTTCTGCTGGGTCAGGAAAGCTGAAGTGATGGCGTTTGACGGCGGACGGTAAGGAAGGACAACTTTGATCTGCATTATCACATACTGTAATGACAGTATCAATTTTTTTATCTAAAAATAGGTTTAGGTGCTTACAAGTGTTTTGAGAAATATCTATGCCGATTTCTTCCATAACTTTAATAGCCAAAGGATGAACTTGTGCTGCTGGGTTCATTCCTGCACTCTGTGCTGTTAATAAATCATCAGCTAACTCTTTTAAAAACCCTTCTGCCATTTGGCTCCGGCAAGAATTACCTGTACAGAGAATTAAAAGCAGTGGTTTTTCCATACTGAAGTTTTCTCGATAAAAACATAATATTTATCAAAACTCTAGCTTTGAAAATATCAGCAAGCTTCAGGGAAAACACTACAATCTATCTTCCTCCCAAATCATTAACCTAATTATAACCTTTTCTTAATTTAATGAAATTGTATTTTAGTATTACTCTGTCAATAAATTATGATAAGTTTAAATTCAGATAAAATCTTTGAAATTTCAATCTGGCATCTGAAGCTGCAAAACGCCAATCAATTTTAACTTTTTGATAATGTAAGTTGTTGTTCCCAAGTATCAATTGCTTGGGGTAAAACTTTAAGATCAGCAATTTTTTCTAACTAGTAGCTTAGAGACTATTTTTATTTACTTAATGAATAGCTCATGGAAACTCAGAAAGGTAGAAAAATTTAGTCATTACTAAAATTAGTCATTACTGAATGACTAATTTTAGACGTAAGTATATTAAGTTAAAATACTCGCTTTGGCTGTTTTTGGTCTCCCCACACCCCGCAACGGCACGCGCTCTGCGATCGCCGCCACCGTTTTCTGCGGCGTATGCGCCAATACCTTCAACGCCAAGCGCACCACCTCACTCGTAGACGGCACGACGTACACGTCAGTCTCTTCAAGCTGCTGCTTTAACCGCTCCAGTAAAAGTAAATCTTCATCATGTAGGGAGACGGTCACCTTTGTTCGCATCGTTCATTCCTTATAAGCCCTTCATGCAGCCTAAAACGCAGGAAAGGGGAGTTTATCTGTGCTTTAATGCCTGATTCTGTCGTTTTTTATCATGTGAAAGGAATTTCAAAACTACCCAAAACGCCCAAAAGTGGTAATTTTGCCTGATAAGTATTCTTATCGGGTACGATTTTTGGCGATTTCTAGTAATTGTCCGACAATATAGGGGGAAGCAGGGTAGTACAAGGGGTAATCTCAGCGTTTTAAGCCTAACTTGCCACATTGTTCCACGCCACTCCATGTATCAGTTATATACTTCTTGCAACGTGATGAAGAATGCACTTGCTATAGTGCAAGTATAAGCAACTGATTTTATGTTGATTTATCTGAATTGCTGTGTGAGAGAGAACGAAAATAAACGACTAAAATAATATAGAAATCGTCTTATTAAGTAGTTAGCGCTATAGCGTGGAACATCAAATTGACGGTGTTTAAATAGTTTGTAGAGATGAGTTGTAAACTGCATCGATAGATTGCAGTTATTATGCAAAATCATTTTACACTAATTTATGTAAGCTTATTCTTTCTGATTTTCCTTACTCATTCGCTCAAGGAAATCTCTTCCTCGATCGGTAAGATAATAAAACGAACCGCTAAATGTAGTTATATAGAGGTTTGATCGAGCTGCATTCACAGCTTTTGAATTATCTAGTTCAGCAGCATTAGTATTTTGGTCAGTGAATATACGTAGTTTATCAAACATTTCTTTGTTAAGGAGTGCTTGATTTTCTCTTTTTTTATTTTCAATAGTAGCTTGTGCTATCTTTTTATCGTCAATCTTGATTTCATTTTCTAAAAAATATTTTATAAATGCTTCTCCTTTAGGAGTAATTCGATAAGTGTGTTTTTCTGTTTCTACTTTTTCGATTAACCCTTCAGGGAGAAGTTTCTGCCTAACACGAGTAGCCTCAGGGCTTTTGCTTTGACCTTTAAGTGATAAAATTCCTCCATTTGATTGCATAGTACTTAAAATTTCATAGGATTTTTCTGACTTATACAATGCAGTGCGTCTAATACCCTCCTCTACAGCATCACTGCCTCTATTTCTTCCTAATCTATCGGTTTTTTCATGAGGTGAAATTTTCGTATTTGCTAAGTCTACGGGGTCAACGTAGTCGGGGCCTAACTTACGTATACTTGCAACGTAGCTTTCAAGCCCACGAGTAGGATCGGGAGCGGGTTCCTGTTTTGAAGTTGATTTGTGTTGGTTACTATTAGGGGTTGCTCCTGTGCTAGCCATAGTCGAAATCCTGAAAATAAAATCTATAAATATCTCCCAAACGTTATTATATTTTTTACATTTGAGATACTATTTTTTGATAAAAATCAGTTAGGAAAAACACAAAACGAATTTCTACCTGTAGCAGAAATGATTGGATAAAACCTTTTAATTATTTTTTAAAACACTCTTAATTTCTTTTATTTTAGAGCTTCTAAAAAGCATCAAATTGCATAACGGTATTATATTTTTATTTTTTAGTAGAAGCCAGAACAAATTCTTCTACTTGAGGTTTTTTTCATATGTCTATCATTCTTATGTCCGCAATTCCCAACTCCATTTTAGGTTGCGGTCTTCACCTAACAATTACTCCTTCAACAGCAAAAGGAGTAAGGCAAATTTTATTTAGGACAAGACCTGATTTAAAAGAAGAGGAAAAATGGGTATCCGCAGTAGGTCATGAAAATACTGCTCAGATTTACTCCGTCTTGCTGAGGAGAGAA contains:
- a CDS encoding arsenate reductase ArsC is translated as MEKPLLLILCTGNSCRSQMAEGFLKELADDLLTAQSAGMNPAAQVHPLAIKVMEEIGIDISQNTCKHLNLFLDKKIDTVITVCDNADQSCPSLPSAVKRHHFSFPDPAEATGTEAEKLQIFRRVRDDISKLILAYIAGRRDALQYSK